The proteins below come from a single Aphanothece sacrum FPU1 genomic window:
- a CDS encoding nicotinate-nucleotide adenylyltransferase, which produces MTKIALFGTSADPPTAGHQSILGWLSNHYDKVAVWASDNPFKNHQTSLGHRMAMLQLLIDDIKPTQDNIYLSELLSHRRSLISVTKAKEIWGKDHDYTLVIGSDLIGQIRRWYHIDELLKEVNILVVPRPGYVIYESDLKALEELGGNYSVADLDAPEVSSTAYRENHNQNVLIPPIQKYIYQEQLYV; this is translated from the coding sequence GTGACAAAAATTGCCTTATTTGGTACCAGTGCTGACCCCCCAACTGCTGGACATCAATCTATTTTAGGTTGGTTATCTAATCATTATGATAAAGTAGCGGTTTGGGCCTCGGATAATCCGTTCAAAAATCATCAAACTTCTTTAGGTCATCGTATGGCTATGTTACAGTTATTGATTGATGACATTAAACCTACTCAAGATAATATTTATTTGTCTGAGTTATTAAGTCATAGACGCAGTTTAATTAGTGTGACTAAAGCTAAAGAAATTTGGGGTAAAGATCATGATTATACATTAGTTATTGGGTCGGATTTAATCGGTCAAATTCGTCGTTGGTATCACATTGATGAATTATTAAAAGAAGTCAATATTTTAGTGGTTCCTCGTCCTGGATATGTTATCTATGAATCTGATTTAAAAGCATTAGAAGAATTGGGAGGAAACTATAGTGTAGCTGATTTAGATGCACCGGAAGTTTCTTCTACTGCTTATCGAGAAAATCACAATCAAAATGTGTTGATTCCTCCCATCCAAAAGTATATTTATCAAGAGCAACTTTACGTATGA
- a CDS encoding Fic family protein, whose protein sequence is MAGYAEVMEILFNSWETIPITENYLKQLHSILLKYSDKDERHRGNYKSIENHIEAFNQEGKSLGIILETASTFDTPLLMESLIIWTRNAIEEKQIHPLIIIGIFVVQFLAIHPFQDGNGRISRIVTTWLLLKTGYTYVPYSSLETIIEENKESYYLALRQTQKSFKTDSPNYTPWLLFFLRSLKRQKDRLEKKLERELIFPMAFPELSVKILELVKEQGRITTREIEDYTSESRSTIKARLNELCQQKQLTRHGKGRSTWYSL, encoded by the coding sequence GTGGCTGGCTATGCAGAAGTTATGGAAATATTATTTAATAGTTGGGAAACGATTCCAATTACGGAAAATTATCTTAAACAACTCCATTCTATTTTACTAAAATATAGCGATAAAGATGAAAGACACAGAGGAAATTATAAATCTATTGAGAATCATATTGAAGCCTTTAATCAAGAAGGAAAAAGTTTAGGGATTATCTTAGAAACGGCTTCCACTTTTGACACCCCATTATTAATGGAGTCATTGATAATTTGGACTCGTAATGCCATTGAAGAAAAACAGATTCATCCGCTAATAATCATCGGAATTTTTGTTGTTCAATTTCTGGCTATTCATCCCTTTCAAGATGGAAATGGAAGGATTTCTCGCATTGTTACGACTTGGTTATTATTAAAAACAGGCTATACTTATGTACCTTATAGTTCCCTAGAAACCATTATTGAAGAGAATAAAGAGAGTTACTACCTCGCTTTAAGACAAACTCAAAAAAGTTTTAAAACCGACTCTCCTAATTATACCCCTTGGTTGTTATTTTTTTTGCGCTCACTGAAACGACAAAAAGATCGATTAGAGAAAAAATTAGAAAGGGAATTAATCTTTCCAATGGCTTTCCCTGAGTTATCTGTAAAAATTTTAGAATTAGTGAAAGAACAGGGTAGAATTACCACAAGAGAAATAGAGGATTATACGTCAGAAAGCCGTAGTACCATTAAAGCGAGACTGAATGAATTATGTCAACAAAAACAATTAACCCGACACGGAAAAGGACGTTCAACTTGGTATAGTCTATAA
- a CDS encoding isochorismate synthase encodes MNINQMLQGVIQYFTEGFARIFSPAKDDYKDIGVQPYECEPYHKPVDEM; translated from the coding sequence ATGAATATTAACCAAATGTTGCAAGGTGTCATTCAATATTTTACTGAAGGGTTTGCGCGGATTTTTAGTCCAGCTAAAGATGACTATAAAGATATTGGGGTACAACCCTATGAATGTGAACCCTATCATAAACCAGTGGATGAAATGTAA
- a CDS encoding metal-binding protein gives MPSGRTHDRITYLSLPLIAGLAYLFTHQPDLTVIVTGGYFFSGLMFGPDLDIYSIQYKRWGIFRWLWLPYQSHLKHRSFLSHGFLIGTILRLLYLGTILSLAAIPILAISQLLGVFTWNWQNFRDNTLSLFLNQYFDQAIALFIGLELGAMSHSISDHVGTWLKRSQNKNKKKDAKKQTNKRKNSRKRY, from the coding sequence ATGCCGTCTGGCCGTACCCATGATCGCATTACTTACTTAAGTTTACCCCTGATAGCTGGATTAGCCTATTTATTCACCCATCAGCCAGATTTAACCGTCATAGTAACGGGAGGTTATTTTTTTAGTGGATTGATGTTTGGCCCTGATTTGGATATTTACTCAATTCAGTATAAACGTTGGGGGATATTCCGTTGGCTTTGGCTTCCTTATCAGTCTCACCTCAAACATCGGTCTTTTTTATCTCACGGGTTCCTTATTGGCACAATTTTACGCTTACTATATCTAGGTACTATTCTGAGTTTGGCTGCTATTCCCATTTTAGCTATCTCACAACTTTTAGGAGTATTTACTTGGAATTGGCAAAATTTTAGAGATAATACCCTGTCTTTGTTCTTAAATCAATATTTTGACCAAGCGATCGCACTTTTTATTGGTTTAGAATTAGGAGCTATGAGTCATTCTATCAGTGATCATGTGGGAACTTGGCTGAAACGTTCTCAGAATAAAAATAAAAAAAAAGACGCTAAAAAACAGACTAATAAGCGAAAAAATAGTCGAAAACGTTATTAA
- a CDS encoding NUDIX hydrolase — protein sequence MISEENKLVLADFKVGVDNVIFSVDTQQNRLLVLLIKRTDHPFVNQWGLPGTLVRKGESLEKAAHRILAEKIRVDNLYLEQLYTFGGPNRDPRESPDSYGVRYLSVSYFALVRFEDTQLISDNLHKTSWYMIERIPQLAFDHNEIFSYGYQRLRSKLEYSPIAFNVLPELFTLNDLYQFYMTILGENFADYSNFRSRLLKLGFLLDTGVKVSRGAGRPASLYRFDAEAFAPLKDKPFVFV from the coding sequence ATGATATCAGAGGAGAATAAGCTAGTATTAGCAGATTTTAAAGTTGGGGTTGATAACGTTATTTTTTCTGTGGATACTCAACAAAATCGGTTATTAGTGTTATTAATAAAAAGGACTGATCATCCATTTGTTAATCAATGGGGTTTACCAGGAACTTTAGTTAGAAAAGGAGAATCTTTAGAGAAGGCTGCTCACAGAATTTTAGCGGAAAAAATTAGGGTTGATAATCTTTATTTAGAGCAATTATATACTTTTGGCGGCCCGAATCGAGATCCGAGAGAATCTCCTGATAGTTATGGGGTGCGTTATCTTTCTGTGAGTTATTTTGCTTTAGTTCGCTTTGAAGATACACAATTAATTAGTGATAATTTACATAAAACATCTTGGTATATGATTGAAAGAATACCTCAATTAGCTTTTGATCATAATGAAATTTTTAGCTATGGTTATCAACGATTACGAAGTAAATTAGAATATAGTCCTATTGCTTTTAATGTGTTACCAGAATTATTTACTTTAAATGATCTTTATCAGTTTTATATGACTATTTTAGGGGAAAATTTTGCTGATTATTCTAATTTTCGTTCTCGCTTATTAAAATTAGGTTTTCTCTTAGATACAGGGGTAAAAGTATCTAGGGGTGCAGGAAGACCGGCAAGTTTATATCGGTTTGATGCTGAAGCATTTGCACCCTTAAAAGATAAACCTTTTGTTTTTGTTTAA
- a CDS encoding phasin family protein, which yields MPSLGDLVQKALYLGVGIASYATEKAGVTLQEIRAQGQKLADEMVARGEMTAEEARKYVDDLIQQAQQNPPTTSNTSETKEPRRIEIISEDEEESNSPQSENVDDLQKQLEYLQEELKRLKREKP from the coding sequence ATGCCTAGTTTAGGTGATCTGGTTCAAAAAGCACTTTATCTAGGAGTGGGAATAGCTTCTTATGCAACAGAAAAGGCTGGAGTTACCCTGCAAGAGATAAGGGCGCAAGGGCAAAAACTCGCTGATGAAATGGTAGCACGGGGAGAAATGACTGCTGAAGAAGCGCGAAAATATGTTGATGACTTAATTCAACAAGCACAACAAAACCCTCCTACAACTTCTAATACCTCTGAAACAAAGGAACCCCGTCGTATTGAAATCATCTCAGAGGATGAGGAGGAATCTAACTCTCCTCAGTCTGAAAATGTAGATGATCTACAAAAACAGCTAGAATATTTACAAGAGGAACTAAAACGGTTAAAACGTGAGAAACCTTGA